In Aptenodytes patagonicus chromosome 9, bAptPat1.pri.cur, whole genome shotgun sequence, the DNA window GAAGGCCAGCACgttgaggaagaggagggaggcgCCCACAGCAATGGTGACACTCAGCTCGGTAGAGTAGTCGCGGGGGCTCTCAAGCAGGgtgcctgcctcctgctctgggctccacTTCTCCTTCCCATTCTCACTGTTGTAGGCAGGCGAGATGGCAGGGCGCTTGGTGGTCCAGATCTTGCCGTTGGGCCGGCGGGTGATGTGGGAGTTCTGTGTGGTGTCGGGTGGCGGCActttggtggtggtggaggtgtaGTGGAACATATCATGCAGGTTATACAGGTGGGGGACCAGGTGCTTCCAGAAAGCAACCTTGGTGGCCCGGTAGTGGTCGCGTACCCGTGGCTTCAGCCCGATGTGCAGGTACAGCTGGTCACGGGGGTTGTACTTGGACCAGGCCACCTCCTCAAACCGGTTGGCCTTGGTGTGGATGAATTTGGTGTCCTGGGGGACAGGCTTGTTGGGGTCCCTGCGaaacacaggcaaaacagagCTAGCACTGGGAAAAGCCAGAAAGGCGAGGAGGGAGAGCTGgatgtggagatggaggctggGGGGGGACCTTTGCCAGTGGTGGCACAGGGTGGGCTGGCAAAAGGTCCTGCATGGCTGGGCAGCACCCCAACCCTGGGTCAAGTCTCACCCACGATAACCACGGCCAACCAACCTCCCCACCCCTGTGCTTGGCTGGATCCTGTCCCAGGGGGCTGGCCGTGCTCTCAGCTTCTCGCTGTGTGGTTGATGCCCTGACCTCAGTGAAGGTACAGCACATGCACCTCTGGGCATGACATCCCCCACCACAGCACTGTCCCAAGGGGTGCAGCTGCAGTGAGTGCAGACCTCCCAGGCACAGCACCCATCCCCACTCACCCTGTCTTGGCAAAGTTGGTCCAGTAGGTCATCACCACGgcgctgagcatgacatcgttcTTGGAGAAGTTGCAGGGAAAGAGGTCTGTGGGGCCAATCATGGGGATGCCGAACACGTAAGGCACCTCATCCCCATGGGCTGCATCAGACCACGCAGGCTTCATCAGGCTCTGGCAGTGGTGATAGAAGGCGTAGAAGTAGGTGGGGGAGCCATAGCGGGCATGCAGGTCAGCCGTCACCACCGATGGCTCTACCCACTGGTGGTCAGTGAAGAGGGCCACCAGAGTCTTGCGACGTGTCTCAGGGTTGTCCCTGTCAGCCCAGTCTGTGTACATGAATTTGATGGTCTCCCGCAAGGTGTCCTTGCCCTCGGGGTAGCCGTACAGGTTGTCTACAAAGTTGGAGACTGAGTAGTCAAAGTCACTGCCTGAGACACCGTCCTCGGGGTCCACCACCCCCTCCACGAACTTCAGTCCCTCACCCTGGTTGACCCCCAGCATGATATCATAGTTGAGGAACTCGCCCTGCTCCATCAGGATCTCCGGGTCGTCCGGGATCACATCCCCATCAATGACTGGCCCAAAGGCCACGTGGTAGCGAGCCGGCTGGATGTCTTGCTCCACCAGCTCCTTGGCACTCTTCTGCCGCAGGCAGTCTACCATGTCCACTGTGTCCAGCACGTTGCAGCCCACCTTGTCGGCCAGCATGCTGGTGTACTTCACAG includes these proteins:
- the NLGN3 gene encoding neuroligin-3 isoform X4 → MSFIHFTVKRISKECTRKPNKKICRKGGASAKKQGEDLADNDGDEDEDIRDSGAKPVMVYIHGGSYMEGTGNMIDGSILASYGNVIVITLNYRVGVLGFLSTGDQAAKGNYGLLDQIQALRWVSENIAFFGGDPLRITVFGSGIGASCVSLLTLSHHSEGLFQRAIIQSGSALSSWAVNYQPVKYTSMLADKVGCNVLDTVDMVDCLRQKSAKELVEQDIQPARYHVAFGPVIDGDVIPDDPEILMEQGEFLNYDIMLGVNQGEGLKFVEGVVDPEDGVSGSDFDYSVSNFVDNLYGYPEGKDTLRETIKFMYTDWADRDNPETRRKTLVALFTDHQWVEPSVVTADLHARYGSPTYFYAFYHHCQSLMKPAWSDAAHGDEVPYVFGIPMIGPTDLFPCNFSKNDVMLSAVVMTYWTNFAKTGDPNKPVPQDTKFIHTKANRFEEVAWSKYNPRDQLYLHIGLKPRVRDHYRATKVAFWKHLVPHLYNLHDMFHYTSTTTKVPPPDTTQNSHITRRPNGKIWTTKRPAISPAYNSENGKEKWSPEQEAGTLLESPRDYSTELSVTIAVGASLLFLNVLAFAALYYRKDKRRQDTHRQPSPQHGTTNDITHAPDEEMPSLQVSQGHRECEAVPPHDTLRLAALPDYTLTLRRSPDDIPLMTPNTITMIPNSLVGLQTLHPYNTFTAGFNSTGLPHSHSTTRV